gtcatttgggagggtgccatgagcaaggaatttataaattggggtgatcaaactatctccttgttgtaaattgcacactttcgcgaccatggtgcttggtgctgccaacaattcgacatgaatttttgtcccaatcttgtcttccactgtcgaggcgaggcgagccaaagcgtttgcatgactgtttaccgctcgaggaacttgggtgatctggtagtggaaatgCTTGAGCAAAAatcgtgtttgcgcaagatatgctgccatggagctatccttagcatcaaagttgttcgtgacttggttgaccactaattgggagtcactgaagatatcaatttgtttaaccccaaggtgcttggccaaacgtaagcctgctagaagggcttcgtattcggcctcgttgttcgatgccttgaatttgaaacgaaaagcgtattctatcgccactttttcgggggtagtgaggactaatcctgcttcgtagccctgttggttggatgagccatcaacatacagactccatgctaggGTTGTTGATTCTATCTTTTGAGCTTCTGATGGTAAtaaagctactgcttcaggtgtagaagcaatgtcaataggatatgtgaagtcggcaatgaaatctgctactgcttgacccttttcggctggttttggttggtaggagatgtcaaactcacccaatgctatcgcccatttgatcattcatccagacgtgtcaggactctggagtatctgtcgaagagggtgattggtaagcacgatgatggcgtgtgcttggaaataagggcgaagttttcaagcagacatgaccaatgctagagctaatttctcactgttggagtatcgtgtctccgcatcttgtagggcattgctagcgtagtagacgggccgttcgacaccactgtcctttcgaataagaacagaacttactgctgaagttgaaaccgatagatagataatgagagtgtcaccaacttatggtttggagagcagatgggctttactcatgtactctttgaggttcctgaatgccttggcacagtcctccgtccatgtaatgtacttcttatttcccttgagtgctttgaagaaaggagcacatctgtctgtggccttagagatgaatctggttaaggctgccaccttgccagtaaggctttggatgtcttttgaagttattggctctttcatgtcgagtattgctttgatcttttcggggttagcttcaatgccttgttggctaatcatgaagcctaagaatttgccagagcccacgccgaaggcacatttgttggggttcaacctcattcgataccttttcagaatggtgaaggtttcatataggttggtgaTATGCTGGTcggcatgtttgctcttgactaacatatcgtcaacataaacttccatgctcttcccgaTTTGTTCGGTAAACATTAAATTAACTAGCCTCTGATAAGTTGCCCCTGCATTCTTTAGactgaagggcatgactttgtagtAATATAGTCccatgtcagtagtgaaggctgtgtgttcttggtctgagaggttcatgaggatttggttgtatcctgaataagcgtccatgaagctcaagagctcacaccctgccatagagtctataagtctatcaatgagaggaagggggaaactatccttcgggcatcctttgtttaggtcggtgtagtcgatacacattctccacaagaccttttgaagcaggagactttccttggttggatttttctgaacaaggacaacatttgctacctatgttgggtaattgacttcacagacgaagcctatgtccttgagtttttcaacttctactttcatcgcctcgtatcgttcaacatcataagatcttcgcttctgttttactggtttggtcttgggatcaatactcaagtggtgacagatgatatcgggagagatgcccggcatatctttatatgaccaagcgaagacctcggcaTTCTCTAGCAAAAAtgagatcagcgacaaccgaatgggtggtgacaaagtggtgccaatcttcatcatgcgatctggatggtctttggagatagagacatttTCTAACTCTTcaacgggttgtgcttgctgggtgaatgagtcatctcgagggtcatcgggttgactgttgccatcatgaagatccgtgttggcttcatctggactggtatttactacctggttatgtatagagagggtctccttggggacaggcaggtgttgttgcttaactaaagtgttgtaacatgatcgagcactaagttgatctcccctgatgtatccattgccgaaaggggttggaaacttcatcaacaacatatgtgtggataccatggccttgggatcattgatgcctgtgcgcccaaagatgacattgtatgctgtcgggcaattgaccactaagaagttagtggtaatagtagctgtgtagaggcctgtaccaatggtgaggggtaagtgtatactccctaaaggttgtacgatatcgccagagaagcttatcagaggagaaatcgagcgatcgagcaaatgttcagctacattaaatgccttgaaagcttcagcaaacatgatattgactgaagcacctgtgtctatcaggattcgtttcacatcaaaatttgctatgtgagcctccatgatcagtgggtcgttgtgaaggtagatgatacctctttcttcctcagggtagaaacatattggatcccagttaggcttttgatacttgcctcccctaatgtcttccacgtgaaacacttgatggccaggtctcaaagtttgttcactgtttttcatggccctattggaagattcagacatgggtgtgccgccgcttatggaatatatcacattcacctgacgttggttacggttatcccttggagggtgaaggaggaactaatcaatttttccttcacgtgccaaagcttcaatatgatcacggaggatgatgcacttctcgccatcatagccattatactcgtggtagcaacaaaacatgcccgtgttcttcgtggacttgtaatctggctgttttggctttggctttggtatcaggtgagctatactggggtagatggtcgcgcatgtagcgttcaaaggtgtgtatgtctcatacctcggggtagggcctgtcttgacacgtgattggcccactgcgttgactgcctggggacggGCGTTATTGTGATGATATCttgagttatcgcgatagtgccccttattctttttattaaaatgagattggtgaggatggtaatctttccttttgccctgggattgatatgtctgctgacttgggGAAGCATTAAATGAAGCAGGAgggtgtgctgctaccgtttggaaggttgaggtcttcttaTTCGAttggatctggcctccactccctacttgctgataaggggtgactgtagggggtttcccttgatatgtccttgcctcggtggaagcatggttgtaagcttgtgccatcacctcagagtaagtcttccaagtgttggcattgatcatgtacttgaagaaacagtcacataagcctaccgtgaaggccttgaaggAGGTCTTGTCATTTGCCTCAgcacagcgagaatactcatggctgaagcggccaacatactttcataatgactcgtccggcttctggcgaatagtgtacaagtcatctgcggaatgcaaacgatcggtctggaagatgtgttgagagacaaacagcttcctcaactcttcaaatgagtctactgtctcaggtggaagacggcaataccagtttaaagctccaccagagagggtggaggggaagagaaggcaccgttcttcgtcggtgtgtctccggtaaaccatggtggactcaaagaggttaaggtgttcaatcaggtcttcccttccagtatagagttgtaagtcaagcttctgctttgtcttcgcttggagggggtgttgaggatccttcttgtgagggggccaggcctaggttggttccagtcaggtatctcggcttgacgttcagccttcaacttgtttacttcctccatGAGctataggacaagggggtcctgagtggagtcgtgcaccactgaagttttcttccgtaagtccccatcgcctcttggaagtaggaaagtttgatcaagatagcgtgatttttccttggaatcgccacactgactcctagagtgagtatgtcggaatATTTTCGAGTcctctgtaccttcatgttcttctgggacctgttgcccattccctagattggctgctggcctgggtcgtggaagaggaccgagtctttcagaaactcttgggtcattgatctttgagcttatgtggatgagattctcttgacgttgctttaggaagtctcgacaatcgtgatagacggcttttgatccttccactccctctgtgaggaggtgctttcctctacttcttctgcttcgggttgaagcagctgggttgagagaagtctcctattgattatcacattgatgtgtagcttGATCCCTATCAGGCATGTCCGTGTTGGATATCGGTGACCCTctgtgttggggggcattcagatgattgttgacctcaaCAGGGGCGATGAGCTTGTGTGTttgagcatgcctagcctcgtgaaaCATCTCGAAAAAAttttcatattgttcctggaggaccttattcttcatcgttatcttgttgttctgaacctctagctcatcgactttagcttgaggagtaactctatttccttcctgctttcgttgcttctTACTAGGtccaaggggggtgtcattctgtgtgctatggcttctttcgctccccatgtcggaaagagatgcttggccaaaagaaagtgtacgagggGTGGAAACCAgtttgacaaagctgaagagagtgggaataagtgtcgttcccacagacggcgacaaatgttgatgcacaaaatcagtgaggactttggtacaacagaaagtgtcaggttttgtgaccttcgcttggttgcttcggtcactagtgaggataagtatgtaaatgaatagagacagagaagcaaacacaaaatatacgtggttcacctagattggctacgtccacggagtagaggagttctcattaattgtgaaaggtttacacaaatacataggtttaagctcaccttttgtgagttctagtgaatagtttagtacaaaatgacattaggaaatattgtgagagaatgatctctatttatagaagagagtttctagtttcattctgacattgacacgtgtcgtgttatgattggcttctgatgtcgacacgtgtcgcgctgtgattggcctcctggttggagggaaactcttctaggtccttgatggtataacgttgaccggtgctcaatagtttcaggattggtcaagtatggtacaaacaccttGTTTACTCTTGGGGGATTTTAACAATATCCTAAACTTGGATGTAACAATAACTATGTACATGATTGATTTCAACAATTTTACAAGTGATGGTAATCTTGTCTATATACCTGCTTCTGGAGTTCCTTTCAGTTGGACAAAAGAACATAAAGATAACTCAGTAGTTTTTGAAAGGTTAGACCGTGTTTAATTTTGCTATTTCGAGTGGCTAAATCTGTTTGAAAAGGTTCATTTACACAACTTGCCAATATTTGGCTCGGACCTTAGTCCTATTATAGTTCAATGTAATAATAttggctataaaaggaagaactctttcaagcttgaggCAATGTGGCTTAATCACTCTGAATTCAATCAATTTGTTATAGACAATTGGCAATGTAATTTATCTAGACGCCCAAATGATATGTTTAGAGCGCGTTGAAGTGTTTAAATTCAATATGAAACGATGAAACAAAGCTCTCTCTAGTAATGTGCAAAAGAAGATTGAACACCTCATGACTAAGCTTACAACACATTGTTTATTCCACAcattattataaattataaatctACTCCAAATAAATGAGGATCTATAAATTGATGGGTACGTAATTAGAATTACTGACTACAAAGGGTAATATGCAAACCACCTATAAATCATAGCAAGACACTCTTCAGGTTTGTACTCTGGAGCTGTGTGACCGGCTCCCTGCATTAAGAGAAAAATTTAGTCAGCTTTTGCTCAAGCAAACTCTAGTATCTATGAAAAATTAAGTTCATGAAGGTTCTTGGCTTCTTGCCTTTATAGTCGTGAATGTCAACTTGTAATTAGTTATGTGTGAGTACTGCACACTGTATCTAAACGTAAAAACATTATATGTGGTAAGCATGTGATAATTGTAGTCtaaatttataattaaactCAGTTTGAACGGGGGAACAAAGATTATGTCGTAAGCGAAAATGCAACACAAACCCTGCAATCTGCCCACTGACGAACCATGGCCTCCAACGACTGTCAACAGTTAAGTTAAGCGACTCGATCCAAGCAAAAGTACCCACATATGGAATGAACATATCATAATCACCACTGTTAACAGAAATTTTGAGTGCCGAAGCAATGATCATGCGGTATATAAGGAAACACATTGTGTCAGATTCTGTTAGAAAACTTCCCTAATGAAAGAAAATTGGACAGATATATTACCTGTAAATAAGAACTCTATAGCCTTTTTTTATGAGGTTCTCATGATATACAAGACTAGAGGAAACATCTTTTATATATGAATGTTGTAAGCTGTAATTGCATCTCACCCATTCTTCAATGCTTCCCTAATTGTCAtttaaaatcagaaaattaaagtcCTCTAAAATGTCATGAGAACCTGAAGAGGATTTTTTTAGAATAAACTAATTGATTACCTCCCGAACATGAAGAGCATCTTGAACAGTTTTGTCATTTGCCCAAATTTCAGAGAGGATATAATTGTATTCCTACATTAAAACAAGGCAGATATGATTAGAGTGCACGTGTGTTTGCTTGTGCGGGCATGCTGAGAGATATATACCCGACACCATGGCCTAGGAAGTCCAGAAGAAGTAAGGAGGATATTTTTAGAGTCCCTATCACTGTGATGGTCGGGTTTCCATATTGATCCCATTGATTTTGGCGAAGTTAGAGTACATGAAGGTTCCAATATCTGTACAGAGCGTATGTCTTCAGTGCACTGTGAATTCAAATGTAAAGTCAGTATAATGATCCCAGGTTACTTAAAAGTGACAAGTACTTGCAGAAACCAAGGACCTTACTATGTTTCCACTAACCTCGTTGTAAATTTCTAGATCATCCATACATAATGCGTTGTTTGGATCCACATTGATATACTCTCCGTTGCAATTAGTTTCAAGTGACTAGCAAAATTATGAAACGTTGTAACTTGAGAGACATTGTTGTTTTTAAGACAACTATAGATATAACTTAAGAGCCAAATCCAACATTTTGATCAAATGTAGTTCAGACTAATCTGAATAGCCACAATCAAATCTCTACATGAAACCAACAAGAGGCTATTTCACCTGGTACAGTTCATCTGATATAAGTGCTTTTAGGTAAGCAAATAAAATTCTGGAATCCCCATCTTTGTCCACATCTGTCACTGGATTGCCAAGCACATATCCCTGCATCCAACATAGAGATCATTATATTGTTCAGCATAGTGTTAAGGCCCCGAGGCATATGATCAGGAACTAATTAACTATAGCATAACAGAAGTCATTCATATTCTAGTTGCAGAAGATGTACTTTGATATTTATTGGCGGCACATTGTCATCATGATTACCTACAcataagaaacaaacaaaacaactgCAGACCAATACCTCATATGCATGTGAGACTGAATTATTAAAGGTCGAATGTAAGAGGAAGAACTATGCCCGACGTGGTTATGGTAAGTAGCTTACCATCGGATATTTTCTGAACGATAATGGGAACAACTATGCCCGAATAAGAATCGCCAGCAACATAGAGTTGATTGTTGAAGAACTTAGGGTGGTCCATAAGCCACTGCACCAATACACGAATGTAGCTAAAAACCTTGTATGTTCTCAAACAAATTAATGAATACTCCATGTTGGTGGCTAAATATATCCTCACCTTTCTTAGAAATTCATACGTTTGTGCTGCTGATAAAGTGTCACTCATATTAGCGTATCCTCTCCAAGTTTTTGCGTATGAGAATCCGGTGCCGACAGGTGCATCTAAAAATATTATGTTGGCAACCTGAAATTCTTGGGTTATtgacaatatttttataaaatactGAATAAATCAAAGCTGCGGCATTTGATatcaaatacaaaaacacacacattttgaaGGCAATTGAATTAGTCTCACACCTTTGTCCATGAGTATGGATTCAACTTGAACTGTGGCTTGTTGCCAATGGAATTTGCGTAGTCAAAGGATAGTGGAcctaaaacaaagtaaaaacgATTACAAAATAAAGTTGTTTACAATAATCAAGTTTTGAATAAAATTACTTGCACCAGACAAAATCTTTTGAATAATGTTCAAAATTGTTGCAATTGGAAATTTGGGAGTAATATGTGTTCAATTAACACCTGGCTAAACCCTTTGAATTACAAAACTCCTACTTATAAACGTATAGCCCACACAgttcaagaaaataaaattcattCATCAAACTATAGAGAAATTGGATTAAATAATGAAATTACACATTTCAATTTCTGAAGCGGTCtgttttttagaatttttattgGTATGTTGTtgatatatatgattgataattgaGATAGTTTAGTtgcggtccctagttcttaACTGTTATAGACTCAAACCTTATGCATTTTaggttttttattgaagtttcTCTCCTGCCACATAAATGacataataataaaagagatgCAATAATATACTAATAAATGCTCAACTGTTTTTTTTGGATGTCATTCACATCATTTCCTATTTGTgcagtcacggttaaaccacgtcaacattttatattaattttttttattgagataataagacaaaaaacaataagaatataaaatgttaatgtagcttaaccgtaaccgcacaaataggagggAATGAAAATGAcacccaaacaggagggcagacaatctgcctccaaaATTGACATCACAATTTTTTCGCACTGGACTTCTCGCCTACGTCGCACACAACCTTAATTTCATATCACCAATgtcttaaaatataaaataatattgaatTATATCCTCTGAAATGATGCAGACAGTGAATTAAtaattaagcaagtacctaaATTTTCATATATGAGGCCAGAAAACGCAGAACAACCGGGACCTCCAGTGAGCCAAAGCACAAGAGGATCATATTCTGGACTCCCTTCAGACTCAATGAAGTAATAAAATAGATGCACATCATCCATGTTGCCTACTCCCACGTACCTTTTGTATAACAAATTCAAATTCGTATAATTTCATAGTCATCTTCCGTATTAAAGTAACATAATTGACAGTGCTCAAGTTTATTTTTACAGAGTAGAGAAGATAATAGTTTTGGAAAGAAACAAGAAGTACCTACGTACCCAGTTTCAAGTTTGAAGGGGAGGTTACCGGGAAAGCCGGGTAGGGCGGTGATGATGTTTGACGTTGATGCAACATTGGTGTTCAAAAGAGCCATAAGAAGAAGTGCTTGTGGCAACATGGTGAAGATGCTTTACTTGCTGCAAGTCTCATTTCATCATATATATAGGATGTCATTATCTCTGTGCGGGGCCAACGTTGTACGTACTACGTAGTAACATAGGGAACGATAGGTGACATGAATTTACCAAAGACAAATTTtagggttctttagatatagACCCTTGTAACTTTTATTTCCTATATAAAAACCCACCTAATtataaacattcaaataaaacccaaatttaaaagTGATTGCCATGTAGGAAAGTAATTGAtctattaatacaaaatatttacaacttgTACCACAACATTCAAAATTTCCCTAAATATTATTACTCACCTTAATTACAATGAACAAATAATTTATTGCATATTATTAcccctaacacacacacacacacacagatatatatatatatatatatatatatatatatatatatatatgtatacacataTATACGTTCAAATGTGTATAGTACTATCAcaagctcaatatatatatatatatatatatatatatatatatatataggtatgcACAGTACTACATATATGATCaaacatattatactaattaatcgacctatatgtaaatttatgatgagcaaataacatatattttgtatgtatcatcatatatattgggcacattttattattatatgtacaaaataataggtaaaatagtattgaataaaataataatattttttatgtaGGTACATTATTTTGCATACATTGGGTTTGCTTCATTacgtaggtaaattattttgcatgtattttaCATATAGTGGGGAaattattttgctttttttaagcaatctaacattttaaaattcgaATAGTAGGTGCactaaatcaaataacattttttaaattattttgcatgaatttttacGTATACCaggcatgttttttttttttgttatatatatgtgtcacatcccggcccgggcccccaccaaaTCTCAggctcgactccgtcgtagcacgatattgtccgctttgggccccgatcacgccatcacagttttgtttctgagaactcacacaagaacttcccagtgggtcacccatcatgggattgttctcgcacaaactcgcttaacttcggagttccgatggaacccgaaatcagtgagttcccaaaaggcctcgtgctaggtagagatgggaatatacatataaggcttacacgatccactcccctgggcgatgtgggatgttacatatatgtgtgaaataatttacctacatttatatgtaaaatataatttgttgacttaactaagcatgtattattacatatattaggcatgttttgttgttattatatattaggcaataaatttattatttattattttcgtaaaatcattaattttccCTTACAATCTATATGGAACTAATTGTgtacatcaaacattcaaataggggtgttttgggcatcaaaattttttaaatgtgtaaagtaaaatataataaatgaaTTTGCTGATGTGGAATCTAGTTAATGGGTTTTATTTGAGTAAAAAACTTATGACGGgttttatgtggagaaaattaaatttcagggtctaaagtcatattttcagtaaattttatttgaacccatatatataatctctttctacacccaattTACTTTTGACACCCATattacttttaattaaattctcaatatctctttaaacccaacttactacctaaactaccctcacaaaccaaattcaatatataaatttatctttacacccatttagaaaataaaaacccaacagTAGATTTCACTCAATCCTTTATGGAAAATAGCATCCGTTCAATGCTAGCCATGACATGCACTTGAAGTGTTCATTTTTTACCTCACCACAACCGAAAGAGATAAAGATTATCTTAAACTCTTTGCCTTCCACTCTAAGCATTTCATAAAGTCACGTTCTTGCAATGCTTAGGGGTAATTGCAAGGCCTACACCAATTTGTAGAGAAGTAGAGGCACAGTTTCTTCCCATTAAATGACGATAAGGGTACCTAATAATCTCGTAATCAAAACAAGATTATGTTTTAATTATCATAATCaagataaaaaaattcaactctAAAATTGAAGGCATATTTTTTCATGCTATGAACCTACTTGAACCTCAAGTTCCTAGATTTTAATGAAATCAAAACATTTTTGACATCCAAACAACCGAATTAAATTATGAAAAACAATTTTGATTGAAGCAAGAGAAAAAATGGGAACCTTTTGGA
This genomic interval from Malus domestica chromosome 05, GDT2T_hap1 contains the following:
- the LOC103412784 gene encoding serine carboxypeptidase-like 1 isoform X1, whose product is MLPQALLLMALLNTNVASTSNIITALPGFPGNLPFKLETGYVGVGNMDDVHLFYYFIESEGSPEYDPLVLWLTGGPGCSAFSGLIYENLGPLSFDYANSIGNKPQFKLNPYSWTKVANIIFLDAPVGTGFSYAKTWRGYANMSDTLSAAQTYEFLRKWLMDHPKFFNNQLYVAGDSYSGIVVPIIVQKISDGNHDDNVPPINIKGYVLGNPVTDVDKDGDSRILFAYLKALISDELYQSLETNCNGEYINVDPNNALCMDDLEIYNECTEDIRSVQILEPSCTLTSPKSMGSIWKPDHHSDRDSKNILLTSSGLPRPWCREYNYILSEIWANDKTVQDALHVREGSIEEWVRCNYSLQHSYIKDVSSSLVYHENLIKKGYRVLIYSGDYDMFIPYVGTFAWIESLNLTVDSRWRPWFVSGQIAGYSVQYSHITNYKLTFTTIKGAGHTAPEYKPEECLAMIYRWFAYYPL
- the LOC103412784 gene encoding serine carboxypeptidase-like 18 isoform X2; amino-acid sequence: MLHQRQTSSPPYPAFPVTSPSNLKLGPLSFDYANSIGNKPQFKLNPYSWTKVANIIFLDAPVGTGFSYAKTWRGYANMSDTLSAAQTYEFLRKWLMDHPKFFNNQLYVAGDSYSGIVVPIIVQKISDGNHDDNVPPINIKGYVLGNPVTDVDKDGDSRILFAYLKALISDELYQSLETNCNGEYINVDPNNALCMDDLEIYNECTEDIRSVQILEPSCTLTSPKSMGSIWKPDHHSDRDSKNILLTSSGLPRPWCREYNYILSEIWANDKTVQDALHVREGSIEEWVRCNYSLQHSYIKDVSSSLVYHENLIKKGYRVLIYSGDYDMFIPYVGTFAWIESLNLTVDSRWRPWFVSGQIAGYSVQYSHITNYKLTFTTIKGAGHTAPEYKPEECLAMIYRWFAYYPL